In Mustela lutreola isolate mMusLut2 chromosome 1, mMusLut2.pri, whole genome shotgun sequence, one genomic interval encodes:
- the GNG3 gene encoding guanine nucleotide-binding protein G(I)/G(S)/G(O) subunit gamma-3, translating to MKGETPVNSTMSIGQARKMVEQLKIEASLCRIKVSKAAADLMTYCDAHACEDPLITPVPTSENPFREKKFFCALL from the exons ATGAAAGGGGAGACCCCTGTGAACAGCACTATGAGTATTGGGCAAGCCCGCAAGATGGTGGAACAGCTTAAGATTGAAGCCAGCTTGTGCCGGATAAAG GTGTCCAAGGCAGCAGCAGACTTGATGACTTACTGTGATGCCCACGCCTGTGAGGATCCCCTCATCACCCCTGTGCCCACTTCGGAGAACCCCTTCCGGGAGAAGAAGTTCTTCTGCGCCCTCCTCTGA
- the HNRNPUL2 gene encoding heterogeneous nuclear ribonucleoprotein U-like protein 2, translated as MEVKRLKVTELRSELQRRGLDSRGLKVDLAQRLQEALDAEMLEDEAGGGGAGPGGACKAEPRPVAASGGGPGGDEEDDEEEEEEDEEALLEDEDEEPPPAQVSGQAAQPPPEPPEAAAMEAAAEPDASEKPAEESTAGSGGVNGGEEQGTGKGEEDEPEERSGDETPGSEAPGDKAAEEQGDDQDSEKSKPAGSDGERRGVKRQRDEKDEHGRAYYEFREEAYHSRSKSPPPPEEEAKDEEEDQTLVNLDTYTSDLHFQVSKDRYGGQPLFSEKFPTLWSGARSTYGVTKGKVCFEAKVTQNLPMKEGCTEVSLLRVGWSVDFSHPQLGEDEFSYGFDGRGLKAENGQFEEFGQTFGENDVIGCFANFEAEEVELSFSKNGEDLGVAFRINKESLAERALLPHVLCKNCVVELNFGQKEEPFFPPPEEFVFIHAVPVEERVRTAVPPKTIEECEVILMVGLPGSGKTQWALKYAKENLEKRYNVLGAETVLNQMRMKGLEEPEMDPKSRDLLVQQASQCLSKLVQIASRTKRNFILDQCNVYNSGQRRKLLLFKTFSRKVVVVVPNEEDWKKRLELRKEVEGDDVPESIMLEMKANFSLPEKCDYMDEVTYGELEKEEAQPIVTKYKEEARKLLPPSEKRTNRRNNRNKRNRQNRSRGQGYVGGQRRGYDNRAYGQQYWGQSGNRGGYRNFYDRYRGDYDRFYGRDYEYNRYRDYYRQYSRDWQNYYYHHPQDRDRYYRNYYGYQGYR; from the exons aTGGAGGTGAAGCGGCTGAAAGTGACCGAGCTGCGGTCGGAGCTGCAGCGGCGGGGCCTGGACTCGCGCGGCCTCAAGGTGGATCTGGCGCAGCGGCTGCAGGAGGCGCTGGACGCCGAGATGCTCGAGGACGAGGCCGGCGGTGGCGGGGCCGGGCCCGGCGGGGCCTGCAAGGCGGAGCCTCGGCCTGTAGCCGCGTCGGGCGGTGGCCCGGGCGGGGACGAGGAGGACGacgaagaagaggaggaggaggacgaggaaGCACTGCTTGAGGACGAGGACGAAGAGCCACCCCCTGCCCAGGTCTCGGGCCAGGCCGCGCAGCCGCCGCCGGAGCCCCCGGAGGCGGCAGCCATGGAGGCCGCGGCCGAGCCTGATGCTTCCGAGAAGCCGGCGGAGGAGTCCACGGCGGGGTCAGGTGGGGTAAATGGTGGCGAAGAGCAGGGCACTGGCAAGGGGGAGGAAGACGAGCCGGAGGAGCGGAGCGGGGACGAGACGCCGGGATCTGAGGCGCCGGGTGACAAGGCCGCAGAGGAACAGG GAGATGACCAAGATAGTGAAAAGTCAAAACCAGCAGGCTCAGATGGTGAGCGGCGGGGGGTAAAGAGACAGCGGGATGAGAAGGATGAACATGGCCGAGCTTACTATGAATTCCGAGAGGAGGCTTACCACAGCCG CTCAAAGTCTCCACCACCCCCCGAAGAAGAGGcaaaagatgaggaggaggatcAGACTCTTGTGAACCTGGACACGT ATACCTCGGATCTCCATTTTCAAGTGAGCAAAGACCGCTATGGAGGGCAGCCACTTTTCTCAGAGAAGTTCCCCACCCTTTGGTCTGGGGCAAGGAGTACTTATGGCGTGACAAAGGGGAAAGTCTGCTTTGAGGCCAAG GTAACCCAGAATCTCCCAATGAAAGAAGGCTGCACAGAGGTTTCTCTCCTTCGAGTTGGATGGTCTGTTGATTTTTCCCATCCACAGCTTG GTGAGGATGAATTCTCTTATGGTTTTGATGGACGAGGACTCAAGGCAGAGAATGGGCAGTTTGAAGAATTTGGCCAGACTTTCGGGGAGAATGATGTCATTGGCTGCTTTGCT AATTTTGAGGCTGAAGAAGTAGAACTTTCTTTTTCCAAGAACGGAGAAGACCTAGGTGTGGCGTTCCGGATCAACAAGGAGTCCCTGGCGGAACGGGCCCTCCTACCCCATGTCCTCTGCAAAAATTGTGTTGTAGAATTAAACTTTGGTCAGAAGGAGGAGCCCTTCTTCCCACCACCGGAAGAGTTTGTGTTCATTCATGCTGTGCCTGTTGAGGAGCGGGTGCGCACCGCTGTCCCTCCCAAGACCATAGAGGAGTGTGAG GTGATTCTGATGGTAGGACTGCCTGGATCTGGAAAGACCCAGTGGGCACTGAAATACGCAAAAGAAAACCTCGAGAAAAGATACAATGTCCTGGGAGCTGAGACTGTGCTCAATCAAATGAGG ATGAAGGGGCTCGAGGAGCCAGAGATGGACCCCAAAAGCAGAGACCTTTTAGTTCAGCAAGCCTCCCAGTGCCTTAGTAAGCTGGTCCAGATTGCTTCCCGGACAAAGAGGAACTTCATTCTTGATCAG TGTAATGTGTACAACTCTGGCCAACGGCGGAAGCTGTTGCTGTTCAAGACTTTCTCTCGGAAAGTGGTGGTGGTTGTTCCTAATGAGGAAGATTGGAAGAAGAGGCTGGAGTTGAGGAAGGAAGTGGAGGGAGATGATGTGCCTGAGTCTATCATGCTGGAGATGAAAG ccaacttctctctgcctgagaaATGCGACTATATGGATGAGGTGACATACGGCgagctggagaaggaggaagcTCAGCCCATTGTCACTAAGTACAAGGAGGAGGCCAGGAAGCTGCTGCCCCCCTCTGAGAAGCGGACAAACCGCCGAAACAACCGAAACAAGCGCAACCGGCAGAACCGAAGCCGCGGCCAAGGCTACG TGGGCGGGCAGCGCCGAGGCTACGACAACCGGGCCTACGGGCAGCAGTACTGGGGGCAGTCTGGAAACAGAGGG GGTTACCGTAACTTCTACGATCGATACAGGGGAGACTATGATCGGTTCTACGGGCGAGATTATGAGTACAACAGATACAGAGACTATTACAGACAGTACAGTCGGGAT TGGCAGAATTACTACTACCACCACCCCCAGGACAGAGACCGATACTACAGGAACTACTACGGTTACCAAGGGTATCGGTGA
- the TTC9C gene encoding tetratricopeptide repeat protein 9C isoform X1, giving the protein MEKRLQEAQLYKEKGNQRYREGKYRDAVSRYHRALLQLRGLDPNLPSPIPNLGHQGPALTPEQENILQTTQTDCYNNLAACLLQMEPVNYERVKEYSQKVLERQPDNAKALYRAGVAFFHLQDYDQAQQYLLAAVNRQPKDANVRRYLQLTQSELSSYHQKERQLYLGMFG; this is encoded by the exons ATGGAGAAACGCCTGCAGGAGGCTCAGCTGTACAAGGAGAAAGGGAACCAGCGTTACCGAGAAGGGAAGTACCGAGATGCTGTAAGTAGGTACCATCGAGCTCTGCTTCAGCTGCGGGGTCTGGATCCAAATCTGCCCTCCCCGATACCCAATCTAGGACATCAGGGCCCGGCCCTCACACCTGAGCAGGAGAACATACTGCAGACCACGCAGACAGACTGCTACAACAATCTAGCTG CCTGTCTCCTTCAGATGGAGCCAGTGAACTATGAACGAGTGAAAGAATACAGTCAGAAAGTCCTGGAACGACAACCTGATAATGCCAAGGCCTTGTATCGGGCTGGAGTAGCCTTCTTCCATCTGCAGGACTACGACCAGGCTCAGCAGTACCTCCTGGCTGCTGTCAACAGGCAGCCAAAAG ATGCCAATGTCCGACGGTACCTCCAGCTAACACAGTCGGAACTCAGTAGCTACCATCAGAAGGAGAGACAGCTCTACCTGGGCATGTTTGGttaa
- the TTC9C gene encoding tetratricopeptide repeat protein 9C isoform X2, with amino-acid sequence MEPVNYERVKEYSQKVLERQPDNAKALYRAGVAFFHLQDYDQAQQYLLAAVNRQPKDANVRRYLQLTQSELSSYHQKERQLYLGMFG; translated from the exons ATGGAGCCAGTGAACTATGAACGAGTGAAAGAATACAGTCAGAAAGTCCTGGAACGACAACCTGATAATGCCAAGGCCTTGTATCGGGCTGGAGTAGCCTTCTTCCATCTGCAGGACTACGACCAGGCTCAGCAGTACCTCCTGGCTGCTGTCAACAGGCAGCCAAAAG ATGCCAATGTCCGACGGTACCTCCAGCTAACACAGTCGGAACTCAGTAGCTACCATCAGAAGGAGAGACAGCTCTACCTGGGCATGTTTGGttaa